In the genome of Mycobacterium lentiflavum, the window CAGGGAGTTCATGACGGCGAAGGTGTCGCCCATGGAGTGCAGCAGGTGCACCCCGTCGGCCGGGCCGAGTGCGCCGGGGCCGGCAAGACCGGTGATGGGTGGGCGGGTGCTGAGGGCGCCGGTGCCCACGATCAGCGCGTCGTAGGACAGCTGCTGCGGGGTGCCGGTCGAGTCGAGGATGTCGAGGGTGTGTTGTGCGACATTGATGGCGGTGGCGCGGGTGTCGGTGAGCACCCGCATGCCGGTGGCGGCCAGGTCGGCTGCGCTGCGATGGGCGAGGTTGGTCCAGTGGGTGACTTCCCCGGATACGTAATAGGGGATGCCGCAGATGGAGAAGTTGGGGTAGGCGTCGGCCACGACCACGGTGACCTCGGTGGTGGGGTCGAGTTCACGGGCGCGTAGTGCCGCGCTGATGCCGGCATCGCTGCCGCCGATAGCGACGATATGGCGAGCTGTCATGCGGGGGTTGGCTCCTGATGTGGTCTGGGTGTTGCGTTGGTGGTGCGGCGCTGCGCCACTGGATCTGGGGTGAGGGTGGCGGTTTAGCTGATGGCGTTGACGGCGCTGAGCACTTTGGACTGGAACTGGTTGGGCAACGGGAAGTATCCGTAGTCGTCGAGGTCGGCCTGGCCGGGCCCGAGGGTGGACTGCAGGAACGCTCGTACTGCCGGGGCCGTTTGTGGGTCAGCGTATTTCGAGCAGACCAGTTCGTAGGTGGCCAGCATGATCGGGTAGATGCCGGGCTGGGTGGGCTTGTAGACCGCCGACATGTTCAGTACCAGGTCGTTGCCTTGGCCTGTGATGGTGGTGCCGGCGATCGCCTTAGCGACGGTGTCGTTGTTGATGGCGACTGGGTCCGGACCGGCCGAGGTCACGATCCTGGCGCCGAACAGCCGCTGGGCTTGGGCGAACGAATACTCGTTATAGCTGACCGCGCCCTCGGTGTCTTTGACCATGGCTGAGGTGCCCTCGTTGCCCGGGGCGCCCTGGCCCACCCCGCCGTTGAAGACCTTGCCGGTGCCCTTGCCCCAGGCAGCGCCCGCGGCGGCGTCGAGGTAGCGCTGGAAATTGTCGGTGGTGCCCGAGGCGTCGCTGCGGTACACCACGTGGATGGGTTCGGGCGGCATCTCCTCGCCGTTGAGCGCCTTGATCGCCGGGTCGTCCCAGCGGGTGATCTGGCCGTTGAAGATTTTGGCCACGGTCGGGGCGTCCAGCACGAGCCTGTCCACCACGTTGAGGTTGTATGTGATCGCCAAGGGGCCGAACACCACCGGCAGATTCCAGGCATCCGAGCCGCACCGCTGCTTGGCCGTGGCGTACTCGTCTCCGGCCAGCGGGGAGTCAGAACCACCCAGATCGGTTTGGCCGGACAAGAATTCACGCACCCCGGCACCTGAGCCGTTGGAGGTGTAGGCCAGTGTCTGCCCGGGGCAAGCCTTTTCGTAGGCTTTGATGAATCGGGTCATGGCATTGGCCTGGGCGCTCGAGCCACTGGCCTTCAACGTCTGCTTGCCGCCGCATTGCACTTTCACCGCGGTGGCGTAGCTGGGAGCGACCTTATCCTTGGCGCATGCCGAAGACGTCAGCGCCGTGACCGTCAGCACGCTCAGGGCCACCGCAGTCAGCCTGAATGGAGTCCGCATCGTTGGTACCTCCGGTCGTGGGTGCAGGGAGCCGTACGCGAATGAGGTTGGGACAGAGCTGGTGTGGCGTGCGGTTGCTAGTGGGGGTCGTGCAGGGTGGGGGCCAGGTGATCGATGCGTATGGTCAACTCATCGAGGACGCGGTCGAAGTCGCCGGCGCGGCCGCTGCGCACGGGGTCAGGGATCGACCAGTGCAGGCGCTTGCCGTCGGGGGGTAGTTCTTCGTGGGCGTTGTCGCAGACGGCGATGACCACGTCAGTCGGCTTGACCACATCGTCGAGGTGGCGCGGGGCGTCTGGCTTCATGGGCAGCTTGCGGCGCGCTGCTGCGGCCAGGGCTTTCGGGTGTACTGCAGCGGCGGGATGCGTCCCGGCCGAGGTCGCCGGTAGCGCGCTGCGTCGATTCCACACCGCGACCGCCAACTGGCTGCGCGCCGAATTCTGGGTGCACACAAACACCACCCGGGCTGCATCTGCTGCCTTCGAGGGCACCAGCAGATTTAGCGAGGCGGGGATCAACTGCAGATAGCTACGCCGGCGATCTCCTTCGGAACGGACGCGGCGCACGATGCCCGCTCCTTCGAGGACCCCCAGGTGGTGGGCGATCAAACTTGACGACATCGACAGCGCGGCTTGCAGCTCCGACGGCGAGGCATCGGCGAGCATCAACCGGTCGACGATCACCAGCCGACCAGGATCAGCCAGGGCCGCATGGACCTGCACCCGCCGCGCCGCATCCGCAGATAACTCAATATTCATTGACTCAATTAGTACTGAGCTATCTATGCCGGGTCAAGTCCTGACCCGAGAATGGTTGGTCGCGTCGGTTGTCGTTCACCGGCAGGACGGTGGTCGTTCAGCGAGCCACGCGGCTAACCCGGCATTTTCTTGTTAGATGTCGCGCCGCAAGACGAACGGTGCGAAATCAGCTGCAGCAGTTGGGATCGAGCACCGCACACAAGGCGAGCAGGGCATCCCGATGGGGGCGGTGATAGACACTCATGCCTCGGCGATCCGATTCAATCAGTCCCGCCTTGCGAAGTTGACCCAGGTGGTGACTGACGGTCGACTCCGAAAGCCCCAACACCGCAGCGAGCTCGCCGGTGTTCTCCTCGCCGGCAGATGAGTTGAACAACAACGACATGATCTTGACTCGCGCGGGGTCGGCCAGCGCCTTGAGGCGTAGAGCAACCCGCAGGGCGTCGTCATCGCTCATGGGCCCCGCGGCCAGCGGTGGGCAGCATGCCGGCGCGCTGATATCGACCACGGGCAGTGTTCTCGGCACTCAACCATTCTGCCACAGTGGTTTGACATATATCACAAAGGTGGGCATGCTCAGGGTGTCCGACTATTTCGATATATGTCTTACAGGTATGGAGGTCTGTTCTGATGTCCCGTGTCCAACTTGCCCTCAACGTCGACAACCTCGAGGAGGCCATCACGTTCTACTCCACGCTGTTCAACACCGAGCCGGCCAAACGCAAGCCCGGCTACGCCAATTTCGCCGTCGCCGAACCCCCGCTCAAGCTGGTGCTGTTGGAGAATCCCGGCAAGGGCGGCACGCTCAACCACCTGGGGGTGGAAGTTCAGTCAAGCGAGACGGTGCATCAGGAGATTGCCCGCTTGCAGGGCGAGGGCATGTTCACCGACGAGGAGATCGGAACGACGTGCTGCTTTGCCACCCAAGACAAGGTCTGGGTGACCGGACCGGGCGGGGAGAAGTGGGAGGTCTACACGGTGTTGACCGATTCCGACACCTTCGGGACCAGTCCCCAGCATGCGGAAGGCGGCACCGCCGAAGGTGGCGTCTGCTGCGCCGGTGCGGCCTCCGACGCGGCGGACTCGGCCACCACCCGCGCGACATCGTGCTGCTGATCAAATAGATTGCGCGCTCGAACGGTTGCGTATCCATCAGTGCCGATGCGCAACCGTCGAACACCGTCGAATCGACCCGGCGTGGTCAGGCCGTGGCGGCCCCGTCGGCGCACGGCGCTATGGCCAGCCAAAGAGGAGCGCAGTCCATGGGACCGAGTGAACGCGGACTGCGTTGGGCGCTCGTCACACTGTGCCTGACGCAGATAACGAGCTGGGGCGTCTTGTACTACGCCTTTTCGGTGTTGTCGGTGCGGATCGCTGACCAAACTGGATGGTCACGGCCAGCCGTTACCGCCGCTTTTTCCGGCGCGTTAGTCACCTCGGCGCTGGTGGGCATCATGGTGGGCCGGTGGTTGGATCGACACGGCCCGCATGGCGTCATGACGGTCGGCGCGGTGATCGGCCCATTGGCCGTTGGGGGTGTTGCGCTGGCCCCGACGTTTGCGTGGTTTGTGGCCGCGTGGGTTGCAGCGGGATTGGCTATGGGCGCAGTCCTGTATCCGCCCGCATTCGCGGCGCTGACGCGCTGGTTCGGCGCACGCCACATGGGCGCCTTGACCATTCTCACGCTTGCCGCTGGACTGTCGAGCACCGTGTTTGCGCCGCTCACTGCCACCCTGGCCGCGCGGTTCGATTGGCGCACAACCTATCTCGTGCTTGCAGGACTGTTGGCAATCGTCACCATCCCGGCGCACTTCTTTGGCCTGCGCCAGCCATGGCCTCCCCCGTCCGGTGTACACATCACCGACCCGCCTAGCCGAATTGCGCAGAGCCGCTCGTTTTTTGCCCTGGCGGTCGCGCTCACGTTGGGTGCCTGCGCCTCCTATGCGGTCATCGTCAATCTGGTGCCGTTGATGGGTGAGCGTGGCATCGACGCGCGAGGGGCAGCTGCTGCGCTCAGCATGGGTGGCATCGGCCAAGTCCTCGGCCGACTGGGCTACCGGACGCTGGTCGCCCGCGTCGGGGTACGAGCACGCATCGCGGTGATTCTCGCCGGCGTGGCGTCGACAACCGCGCTGCTCGGAGTTTTCCGTTCGGTGGCAGCGCTGATCATCGTGGCGGTTCTCGCTGGCTTCGCCCGCGGCATCATGACACTCCTGCAAGCGACCGCCATCACCGAACGTTGGGGTCCGGCCCATTACGGACACCTCAACGGGCTGCTGTCCGCACCCATCACCGTGGCCACCGCGATCAGCCCGTGGATCGGTTCCGCCCTAGCCAGCGAGCTCGGCGGATACGCCCCGATGTTCCTGGCACTCGGCGCCTTCGGTGCTGCGGCAGTCGTCATCAGCGTGACCAGCGTTCCCGCCCGGCCTCCAGCCAACGACCCGCTGCACCTGTCGACGATTGCACACACCAAGTGAGACGGCGCGCCCGCGACCCCAACAGGTCCGCCGCGCAATGATCCACCGGCCGAGGTTGCATTTGATATCGATATATATCAATATTGATGAGTGTCTAAATCGAGTCAGGCGCTCACGGACGTGTCCCCGTGCGCATACGCACCTGTTGTTGTTGAACCCCTCTCGGCGGAGGCGGCCACCGACATCGCCGCCAAGCTCAAGGCGTTGGCAGATCCGGTCCGACTGCGACTATTCAGCATGGTGGCCAGCCGCGCGGGCGGCGAGGCATGCGTTTGCGACATTTCCGAAGGCTTCGATGTCACCCAACCGACCATCTCGCATCACCTCAAGGTCCTCAAGGACGCGGGCTTATTGACCTCCCAGCGCCGCGCCTCCTGGGTGTACTACTCGGTAGTGCCAGAGGCGTTAGCGACCTTGTCGACAGTACTCAGAGCAGTCGACGCTTCCACCGCGGAGGCATCGGCATGACCGCCACCCAGCCAGACGCCCACCCCGCCGTTGTCGAAAAGCTTTCGCTGCTCGATAGATTCCTGCCCGTCTGGATTGGCATCGCGATGGCCGCGGGCCTGCTGCTAGGCCGGCAAATACCCGGCCTCAATACCGCGCTCGAGCGCGTGCAGGTCGATGGCATCTCCCTGCCCATCGCACTTGGCCTGTTGGTCATGATGTATCCGGTACTGGCCAAAGTCCGCTACGACCGACTGGACTCGGTGACGGGCGATCGGCGGCTACTGCTCAGCTCCCTGGTGTTGAACTGGATACTCGGTCCCGCCGTGATGTTCGCGCTGGCCTGGCTGCTGCTACCCGATCTGCCCGAATACCGGACCGGGCTGATCATCGTCGGTCTAGCGAGATGCATTGCGATGGTTATCATCTGGAACGACCTCGCCTGCGGTGACCGCGAAGCCGCCGCCGTCCTGGTTGCGTTGAACTCGGTATTCCAAGTCGCGATGTTCGCGGTGCTGGGTTGGTTCTATCTGTCAGTGCTGCCGGGTTGGCTGGGCCTGCCACAGAGTGCAATCAGCACCTCGCCGTGGCAGATCGCCAAGTCGGTGCTGATATTTCTGGGAATCCCCCTGCTGGCCGGGTATCTGTCGCGGCGCTTCGGAGAAAAGGCCCGGGGCCGAACCTGGTACGAGAGCAAGTTTCTACCCGTGGTTGGTCCTTGGGCGCTGTACGGATTGCTCTTCACCATCGTGATCCTCTTCGCCTTACAAGGCGACCAAATCACCAACCGGCCATTCGATGTCGCCAGAATCGCGCTGCCGCTGCTGGCCTATTTCGCCATCATGTGGGGCGGCGGATACCTGTTGGGCGCGACACTCAGACTGGGCTATCAACGCACAACCACACTGGCTTTTACCGCTGCTGGCAACAACTTTGAACTCGCGATCGCAGTCGCCATCGCGACTTATGGAGCTACCTCCGGGCAAGCTCTCGCCGGGGTGGTCGGCCCGCTCATCGAAGTACCAGTCCTTGTCGCCCTGGTTTACGTCTCGCTAGCACTGCGACGCTACTTCGCCTCAGATACCAGGAAATCTGCGACGGCCATGAGGACACCATGACCGGCCGCCGCCTGTCACCGATCGCGCTGTGCGCTCACAGGTGTATCGGACCCATTGCCCCCTGCTGCTGTCCGTCGACCACGCGTCCGCGCTCAGTCTCCGCAACACTCGCAAGCATGTTGGGAGGCAGCGACCTTCGCATTGACGGGTGCTGGGCAGCAGGTTTCGCCTTTCCAGGCGTTGATGCCTTCTTTGGTGGCGATGACGGCGATGACCAGTGCGGCGATGGGGTCGGCCCAGGACCAGCCGAAGATGCCGTTGAGAAGAAGCCCGACCAGTAGGACTGCGGATAGGTAGGTGCACAGCAGGGTTTGCTTCGAGTCGGCGACAGCGGAGAGCGACCCGAGTTCTCGTCCGGCGCGGCGCTGCGCCCACGACAGGGTGGGCATGACAGCCAGGCTGACCGCGGCCAGGGTGATCCCGACCGCGGAGTGCTGCGCTTCGCCGATCCCCAGCAGTGACCTGGCGGCGTCGATGGTGACGTAAAGGGCCAGACCGAAGAAGGAGAACGCAATGATCCGCAGTGCGACCCTTTCGCGGGATTCGGGGTCCTTCCCGGCGAACTGCCAGGCGACCGCCGCCGCGGACGACACCTCGATGACAGAGTCCAAGCCGAAGCCGATCAACGCGCTAGACGACACCCGTGCACCTTCGGTGAGCGCGATGACGGCTTCGAGGACGTTGTAGGTGATGGTGGCGGCGACGAAGAACTGAATCCTGCGCGACAGGAGTCGGCGACGTTCCGCGGTCAGCGTCGGCCGAAGTCCGGGGAAGCCGAGTTCGGAGGCCATCAGGGCGTGCACCCGTGCTTGGCGCAGCAATTGGGATCGACGGCCAGTACCAACCCGAGAAGGTCATCGAGGGCATGGCCGATGCGCGGATCGGCCAATTCATAACGTGCCCGGCGCCCCTCGGGCACGGCGACGACGAGGCCGCAGCCCCGCAGGCAGGCGAGGTGATTGGACACGATTTGGCGGGAGACACCGATGTCGTCGGCCAACTCCGATGGATACCGGGGTGCCGTCCGCAGGTTGAGCAGGATCTGTGTCCGGGTCGCGTCGGACAGGGCGTAGCCGAAGCGGGTAAGAGCATCGGTGTGGACCAGAGTCTCCATGCCGATAAGATACAGCATATTCTGTATCCAGAACCACCTGAACTGACCCCTGGCCGATGACGGCAGCCAACCGAAAGTGACTGTCATGCGTATCGAGCTGCTCACCTCGCCCGGATGTCCCCATGCCGAGAGCGCCAGAAAGATTCTCGCCGACTGCCTGAGCAGCCTCGGCATCGACGAGCCAATCATCGACCGGATCGGCCCCTACCCCTCACCGACGGTGCTCATCGACGGCGTCGACGTGATGCGCCCAGCGGCCAGGGCGGCCACCGGTGATGCGTGCCGACTCGACTTGCCCACTGCGCAACACATTCTCGACGCGCTGCACGTGTCTAGGTCCAATTCTCCTGACAGTCGAAAGATCAATTGACGCCCGACCAGTCGGTCGCCGCCTTCGTCGACCAAGCCGCTGGCCGCAATCCAAGAACCCCACCGAGCCCAGTCACGCGCCAAGCATGTCCACCATGCGGACGATTCGATCAGGCGGCCCAAAGCACTCGAAACGTCGAAAGCTGCTCTGGCGCAGCGGAAGCAGGCGGCTAGCTTAATGCCTGCGTGACGTATATGAGGGCGGTGGCGATGGCGAGCACGCCCAAGACGAGCCGGAGCGCACTTTCACGTAGGAACGGTTGTAGGTGCGCGCCTAAGTAGCCGCCGCACAAGCCGCCGAGGCCACACACAATCCCGATTGTCCAGTCCGGCGCGATGTCGTGGCCCGCGGTAAAGATTGCCAGCAACAGGTAGGTGATCGCTCCGGCGACTGACGTGACGAATGTAGAGGTGAGCGCAGCCGGGGCCACCGTGTTCACCGGGACACCGCGACCGACCAGGATCGGGCTCAGTAGCGACCCCCCACCGATGCCGTAGATGCCGCCGACGACCCCCGCGGCGAGCGCGATCGCGACGATGAAGCGGTTGGACGGCGGAGCCGGAGTGGGCCGAGATGCCCTGCGGTATGTACGCAGGCAAAGCCAGAGCCCCAATGGCAGCAACAGGGTTGCCACGAACAACCGGAACATCTGCGGCCCCGGAATGATGAGCACCCGTATGACCGCCCCGGCGACCACGCCCGGCAAGGTTCCGGCGAGCAGCACTCTCGTCAACGGGCTGCGAAGCGGTGCACGCTGACGGTAGCGAGCCAACGCGCCCGGAATGGAGACGACGTTGAACAGCAGGTTGGTGGGCGTTACCGCGGGATTGGGTACTTCCAGCACAGAAAGCTGTACGGGCAGTAGAAACACCGCGCCCGACACTCCGACCGGTGCCGTTACCACCGACACGACCACACCGGCGATGAAGCTGAGCAACACCACAGTCGCGACGCTCACGCCTGCACTATCCCTTGCCACCGTTTGGCTTGCACAGATCCCCTCACCAAAGGCAGCCTCCCCGCGCTTCCGCGCGGATCGCCCTATCGAAATAGATTCGTGCTCAGGTCCGATCGCCAGCCGATATTGACACACGATGTCGGCTCTCCGGAATCTTGTCGGTCACAGCAGGAGCGACAGAGTCGGCTCTACTATCATTTACCGATATCGGCAAGCGTTTTGGCTTGCCGCCCGTTTCCATACCCCCATCAATTCATCATCAGTCATCGCCATTTCCTCAAGTCCGGTGCGTAGGCGACATGCCTGTCGGCGTTCTCCGCGTGGGCCGATGTCGCGTACAAGGCGGTCTCGAGAGCAAACCTTTCGCCCCGTGCTTTGGGCCCCGTTGTGCTGGTTGTCGCCATCGCGCTATTCCATGCCTTAGGGATTGCTGCCGAACGCTTCGGCTGACATCGGAGTCGGCGCTGGCGGTCCTGGGCCCTAGCATCGCGACGGCGCGCGAGATTTCAACGAAATTAACCGAACCGGTAGCGAGCCCCTAGCGGTCGTTGCGCGGTGGGATCGAGGTGTAGTGGAGCTTTTCAGCACATGACGCGCAGAGCGTTTTGCGCCAGTGGCCGCGCCGTTGCGCCACACCGGGTTCACCGCATCGTTCGCACGTAACGGCGGACATGCGTTCGGCTTCGCCGATGATGTCGCAGAACGCCTCCCGCAGTTCGGTGCTCGGCTCGCTGGGTGCGCAGTAGTAGCGCAGGGTGCCGAATTTCTCTTTGACTTGGTGTGCGACGTAGTCGGGGTCGATCGCGGTGAGGCGGTCGTCGAGAGTGGCCACGATCGGATACCAGCCCGCGTCGTGGCTGATCCAACGCCCCCAGCCGTCGGGGATTCTGCGTAGGATCCGGTCCAGCGCTGCGGCATACGGGCCAGCGTCGGGCGGCATGTGCAGGGAGTTGAGCAGCGTGTCCTGGTCGATGTCATCCGGTCGCAGGTGCGTGAGCGCGCAGTGTGTGTCTTCCCGTGTCGCGCTGTCGTCGCGCACGCGGGCGGATATTTCGCTCAGGTCGGATGTCTCGGGCTGCCCAGGTGTCTTCTGCGTGTGGGTGAGTTCGGGGATGTCGTTGTCCTTGCTCATCTAGAGGTACATCCCTTCCGGAATCGTTGGGCGGTAGCGTCCGCTGCCTACCTCGGCCAGAAGCGTTGCCGTAGTGACGTGTCCGCCGTCACCGCCGTCGCCAGCCAGGACGGCGCGGCGCACGATTTCGCGGATGTCGCTGCCGCTGGTGTTCGCAGGCAGGGCGGCCGTCACCGCCGCGGTGTCCACCGTCTGGCTACCGGGCAGGTCGTGGATCAGTGCTGCCAGGATGCGGGCAGCGTCGGTCTGGTTGGGGTAGCTGACTTCGACGATGGAGTCAAAGCGCCCGGTGCGGATGGCGGCCTTGTCCAGGGTGGCGGCGTCGTTGGTGGAGGCCAGTGTCAGGATGCGGGCATCCGGTCCGATGTCCATGGCCCCCAACAACTCCGACAACCCTGCATCGCCGGTGCTGCGGTCCCGGCACCACAGGTCGACGTCCTCAAGGATGAGCAGGATCGGGCCGCCGAGGTGCTGGGCTTCCTCCACGACGGCGCCCAGCAGTTGGGTGCCGGCTTTGGCCTCGACGTAGATGACGGTGAATTCCCCGACGACCTCGCGGGCCACGACCGCGCACACGGCTGACTTGCCGGTACCGGGCGGACCGCAGAGCAGCACACCACGCCGGGCACCGAGGCTGTGGGTGTTGAGCAGGTCGTGGCGGTCGCGCACGGCGCTGACACTCAGATCCACTTCGGCCCACACCTGGTCGGCGACGATGACGTTGTCCCGCGTTGCG includes:
- a CDS encoding ArsR/SmtB family transcription factor, which produces MSKSSQALTDVSPCAYAPVVVEPLSAEAATDIAAKLKALADPVRLRLFSMVASRAGGEACVCDISEGFDVTQPTISHHLKVLKDAGLLTSQRRASWVYYSVVPEALATLSTVLRAVDASTAEASA
- a CDS encoding ArsR/SmtB family transcription factor, producing METLVHTDALTRFGYALSDATRTQILLNLRTAPRYPSELADDIGVSRQIVSNHLACLRGCGLVVAVPEGRRARYELADPRIGHALDDLLGLVLAVDPNCCAKHGCTP
- a CDS encoding MFS transporter translates to MGPSERGLRWALVTLCLTQITSWGVLYYAFSVLSVRIADQTGWSRPAVTAAFSGALVTSALVGIMVGRWLDRHGPHGVMTVGAVIGPLAVGGVALAPTFAWFVAAWVAAGLAMGAVLYPPAFAALTRWFGARHMGALTILTLAAGLSSTVFAPLTATLAARFDWRTTYLVLAGLLAIVTIPAHFFGLRQPWPPPSGVHITDPPSRIAQSRSFFALAVALTLGACASYAVIVNLVPLMGERGIDARGAAAALSMGGIGQVLGRLGYRTLVARVGVRARIAVILAGVASTTALLGVFRSVAALIIVAVLAGFARGIMTLLQATAITERWGPAHYGHLNGLLSAPITVATAISPWIGSALASELGGYAPMFLALGAFGAAAVVISVTSVPARPPANDPLHLSTIAHTK
- a CDS encoding ArsR family transcriptional regulator — protein: MNIELSADAARRVQVHAALADPGRLVIVDRLMLADASPSELQAALSMSSSLIAHHLGVLEGAGIVRRVRSEGDRRRSYLQLIPASLNLLVPSKAADAARVVFVCTQNSARSQLAVAVWNRRSALPATSAGTHPAAAVHPKALAAAARRKLPMKPDAPRHLDDVVKPTDVVIAVCDNAHEELPPDGKRLHWSIPDPVRSGRAGDFDRVLDELTIRIDHLAPTLHDPH
- a CDS encoding Rv2640c family ArsR-like transcriptional regulator, whose translation is MPRTLPVVDISAPACCPPLAAGPMSDDDALRVALRLKALADPARVKIMSLLFNSSAGEENTGELAAVLGLSESTVSHHLGQLRKAGLIESDRRGMSVYHRPHRDALLALCAVLDPNCCS
- a CDS encoding AAA family ATPase, with the protein product MNLTNDELTDVTTEQADGADAHRRPITDVHGWLDGLEYSARPALRALGELLLGVTERDRAEPAESAERFTARCLGVADCGHLVDEERDLNPVSRFTFALALAEWIQEHTHACEIGPGEDTSPPKWTQTEIGDQRYRHPLSVRVHFPAGTLLADTGCVIALQGRQSILQSAEVSAYVTPEHQDRARAVLDRLADRANKLNPYRGRAVRATHTAGLTLTVIDLPSTATRDNVIVADQVWAEVDLSVSAVRDRHDLLNTHSLGARRGVLLCGPPGTGKSAVCAVVAREVVGEFTVIYVEAKAGTQLLGAVVEEAQHLGGPILLILEDVDLWCRDRSTGDAGLSELLGAMDIGPDARILTLASTNDAATLDKAAIRTGRFDSIVEVSYPNQTDAARILAALIHDLPGSQTVDTAAVTAALPANTSGSDIREIVRRAVLAGDGGDGGHVTTATLLAEVGSGRYRPTIPEGMYL
- a CDS encoding cation transporter, giving the protein MASELGFPGLRPTLTAERRRLLSRRIQFFVAATITYNVLEAVIALTEGARVSSSALIGFGLDSVIEVSSAAAVAWQFAGKDPESRERVALRIIAFSFFGLALYVTIDAARSLLGIGEAQHSAVGITLAAVSLAVMPTLSWAQRRAGRELGSLSAVADSKQTLLCTYLSAVLLVGLLLNGIFGWSWADPIAALVIAVIATKEGINAWKGETCCPAPVNAKVAASQHACECCGD
- a CDS encoding ArsI/CadI family heavy metal resistance metalloenzyme, whose translation is MSRVQLALNVDNLEEAITFYSTLFNTEPAKRKPGYANFAVAEPPLKLVLLENPGKGGTLNHLGVEVQSSETVHQEIARLQGEGMFTDEEIGTTCCFATQDKVWVTGPGGEKWEVYTVLTDSDTFGTSPQHAEGGTAEGGVCCAGAASDAADSATTRATSCC
- the pstS gene encoding phosphate ABC transporter substrate-binding protein PstS, producing MRTPFRLTAVALSVLTVTALTSSACAKDKVAPSYATAVKVQCGGKQTLKASGSSAQANAMTRFIKAYEKACPGQTLAYTSNGSGAGVREFLSGQTDLGGSDSPLAGDEYATAKQRCGSDAWNLPVVFGPLAITYNLNVVDRLVLDAPTVAKIFNGQITRWDDPAIKALNGEEMPPEPIHVVYRSDASGTTDNFQRYLDAAAGAAWGKGTGKVFNGGVGQGAPGNEGTSAMVKDTEGAVSYNEYSFAQAQRLFGARIVTSAGPDPVAINNDTVAKAIAGTTITGQGNDLVLNMSAVYKPTQPGIYPIMLATYELVCSKYADPQTAPAVRAFLQSTLGPGQADLDDYGYFPLPNQFQSKVLSAVNAIS
- a CDS encoding sulfite exporter TauE/SafE family protein; this encodes MSVATVVLLSFIAGVVVSVVTAPVGVSGAVFLLPVQLSVLEVPNPAVTPTNLLFNVVSIPGALARYRQRAPLRSPLTRVLLAGTLPGVVAGAVIRVLIIPGPQMFRLFVATLLLPLGLWLCLRTYRRASRPTPAPPSNRFIVAIALAAGVVGGIYGIGGGSLLSPILVGRGVPVNTVAPAALTSTFVTSVAGAITYLLLAIFTAGHDIAPDWTIGIVCGLGGLCGGYLGAHLQPFLRESALRLVLGVLAIATALIYVTQALS